A section of the Verrucomicrobium sp. GAS474 genome encodes:
- a CDS encoding CorA family divalent cation transporter, whose amino-acid sequence MIRTIFVQEGRVVVRDGLAFDEQAAATWLQILDPTEAEIESLRSTCHLDPVFPIEGIREDDRYIHIPVRLVTMSAGERPGLRPVRFVLGEKIIATVDVAPGPPAFAKALQRLEHKPALGRSAATLFRLLLQALNEAGEQLIDQVSDDLTRASEEIIGVSGSLQIHGREAGVTDLTCLIMRLNSKEELISQCLERQLFLARAARRLENAVDDEEEPVLSRLIKELIDDIEGVEAHAAHEHNRVYYLQEAINASLNIKQNQIVKIFTILSAIFMPPTLIASIYGMNWAKMPELSWTAGFPFAVTFMLISAVLPLFYIKKRGWLR is encoded by the coding sequence ATGATCCGCACGATCTTCGTCCAGGAAGGCCGCGTCGTTGTCCGGGACGGTCTGGCATTCGACGAGCAGGCCGCCGCCACGTGGCTGCAAATTCTCGACCCCACGGAGGCCGAGATCGAGTCCCTGCGCTCGACCTGCCATCTCGATCCGGTCTTTCCGATCGAGGGGATCCGGGAGGACGATCGTTACATTCATATTCCGGTGCGATTGGTCACGATGTCGGCGGGGGAGCGCCCGGGCCTGCGGCCCGTCCGCTTCGTCCTGGGCGAAAAGATCATCGCCACCGTCGACGTCGCCCCCGGTCCTCCCGCCTTCGCGAAGGCGCTGCAACGATTGGAACACAAACCCGCCCTGGGACGCAGCGCCGCCACCCTTTTCCGCCTCCTCCTCCAGGCACTCAACGAGGCGGGCGAGCAACTCATCGACCAGGTCAGCGACGACCTCACCCGGGCGAGCGAGGAAATCATCGGCGTCTCCGGCTCCCTCCAGATTCACGGCCGCGAGGCGGGGGTCACCGATCTGACCTGCCTGATCATGCGCCTCAACTCGAAGGAGGAACTTATTTCCCAATGCCTGGAGCGACAGCTTTTCCTCGCCCGGGCCGCGCGGCGGCTCGAGAACGCGGTCGATGACGAAGAGGAGCCGGTCCTTTCCCGTCTCATCAAGGAATTGATCGACGACATCGAGGGGGTCGAGGCCCATGCCGCCCACGAGCACAACCGGGTCTACTACCTTCAGGAAGCAATCAACGCCTCCCTCAACATCAAGCAGAACCAGATCGTGAAGATCTTCACCATTCTCTCCGCGATCTTCATGCCACCGACCCTCATCGCCTCGATCTACGGCATGAACTGGGCCAAAATGCCGGAGCTTTCCTGGACCGCCGGATTCCCCTTCGCCGTCACCTTCATGCTGATTTCCGCCGTATTGCCCCTGTTTTATATCAAGAAGCGCGGCTGGCTGCGCTGA
- a CDS encoding substrate-binding domain-containing protein yields the protein MKQKNVLLALGWYDHRLLKGIAAYAAQHRWHLAAHSIIHEKVIPWGWQGDGVLAWLAAGDDLADFVVSVKRPTVDFSMRRPHLPFARVIQDHAKTGSLVAAHFLSRGFRHFLFYSDLENWSQEQRGEAFVGALEAGGHTPQWLRWHKARENKRGRDEWPRRRAWLLAHLRRLPKPIAVFAANGTLAVEVQELCEEAGIPVPDAVAIVGIEDYLLSVGGEHRSISGVDTNLEEQGYQGAALLDLLMRGERKTSRPLRIAPARVITRKSSDIFAVAHPGVAKGLRFIANRFAEPVGVGEIAEAAGMSLRGLHDAFVEHLGSTPGGALRSARLDFARKRLAETDDKIDSIARQSGYPHLNTFFITFRKAEDMTPTAYRKRFRRAQ from the coding sequence ATGAAACAGAAAAACGTTCTCCTGGCCTTGGGCTGGTATGATCATCGCCTTCTGAAAGGCATCGCGGCCTACGCGGCACAGCACCGCTGGCATCTTGCCGCGCACAGCATCATTCACGAGAAAGTGATCCCGTGGGGATGGCAGGGGGACGGCGTCCTCGCCTGGCTGGCCGCCGGGGACGACCTCGCCGATTTCGTCGTCTCAGTGAAGAGGCCGACGGTCGACTTCAGCATGCGCCGTCCCCACCTCCCTTTCGCCCGCGTGATCCAGGATCATGCGAAGACGGGAAGCCTCGTCGCGGCGCATTTCCTATCGCGCGGCTTCCGACACTTCCTTTTCTACAGCGACCTCGAAAATTGGTCCCAGGAGCAGCGCGGAGAGGCTTTTGTAGGGGCGTTGGAAGCCGGGGGCCACACCCCCCAATGGCTGCGCTGGCACAAGGCCAGGGAAAACAAGCGCGGACGGGACGAGTGGCCCCGACGCCGCGCGTGGCTTCTGGCCCATCTTCGCCGCCTGCCGAAGCCGATCGCCGTCTTCGCCGCGAACGGCACCCTCGCCGTCGAGGTCCAGGAACTCTGCGAGGAGGCGGGCATTCCCGTCCCCGATGCCGTGGCCATTGTCGGCATCGAGGATTATCTCCTCTCCGTCGGCGGGGAGCACCGATCGATCTCCGGGGTCGACACGAACCTCGAGGAGCAAGGCTACCAGGGGGCGGCCCTGCTCGACCTGCTGATGCGGGGAGAGAGAAAAACCTCCCGCCCCCTGCGCATCGCCCCGGCCCGGGTCATCACCCGCAAGAGCAGCGACATCTTCGCCGTCGCCCATCCCGGCGTCGCCAAGGGGCTTCGTTTCATCGCGAACCGTTTCGCCGAGCCGGTCGGGGTCGGGGAAATTGCCGAGGCCGCCGGGATGTCGCTCCGCGGCCTCCATGACGCCTTCGTCGAGCACCTCGGGTCCACGCCGGGTGGAGCGCTCCGCTCTGCGCGTCTCGATTTTGCCAGGAAACGGCTGGCCGAGACCGACGACAAGATCGATTCGATCGCGCGTCAAAGCGGCTACCCCCACCTCAACACCTTCTTCATCACCTTCCGCAAGGCCGAGGACATGACCCCCACCGCCTATCGCAAGCGCTTTCGCCGCGCGCAATGA
- a CDS encoding tagaturonate epimerase family protein → MPTSQPLASVAPIKKIGRFSLGMGDRFGRQGKAQLQAVVNARNAGIEVEPVWNKSNREHTLIGTEPGSVRTEAREAVVALGWDGAFHVDADHINLGNVDRFIEASDFYTIDVADYTGKPASDDDIEAFVSENDRYLGALTIPGMAAPLAIDEALLRATAKKFLWAMQEAGRIYRHIAERKAEPFVTEVSVDETDSPQTPVELFLILAMIAGEGIPVQTIAPKFTGRFNKGVDYVGNLAQFEKEFDEDLHVVAFAIREFGLPATLKLSVHSGSDKFSIYPIINRLVHRHGAGLHVKTAGTTWLEEVIGLAESGGAGLGLAKTIYKQAFGYFDELVAPYATVLDIDKGALPSIDEVEGWTSEQYVAALRHDPACPGYNPHFRQFIHVSFKIAAKLGTTYLDALTENRAIIARNVTDNLFRRHLLPIFGK, encoded by the coding sequence ATGCCCACTTCCCAACCGCTTGCTTCCGTCGCCCCCATCAAGAAAATCGGCCGCTTTTCCCTCGGAATGGGGGACCGCTTCGGACGCCAGGGCAAAGCCCAGCTCCAGGCGGTGGTGAATGCCCGGAACGCCGGAATCGAGGTCGAGCCTGTCTGGAACAAATCGAACCGCGAGCACACGCTGATCGGCACCGAGCCGGGCAGCGTCCGCACCGAGGCCCGGGAGGCCGTCGTGGCGCTGGGATGGGACGGCGCTTTTCACGTCGATGCCGACCACATCAACCTCGGCAACGTCGACCGCTTCATCGAGGCGAGCGATTTCTACACCATCGACGTGGCCGACTACACCGGGAAGCCCGCGAGCGATGACGACATTGAAGCCTTCGTCTCGGAGAACGACCGCTACCTGGGCGCGCTGACGATTCCCGGCATGGCGGCGCCGCTCGCCATCGACGAGGCCCTCCTGCGGGCGACGGCGAAGAAGTTTCTCTGGGCGATGCAGGAGGCGGGCCGGATCTATCGCCATATCGCCGAACGCAAGGCGGAGCCCTTCGTGACCGAGGTCTCCGTCGACGAAACCGACTCGCCCCAGACGCCGGTCGAGTTGTTCCTCATCCTCGCGATGATCGCCGGGGAAGGGATTCCGGTTCAGACCATCGCCCCCAAATTCACTGGCCGCTTCAACAAGGGAGTCGATTACGTCGGGAATCTCGCGCAGTTCGAGAAGGAGTTCGACGAGGACCTCCATGTCGTGGCCTTCGCGATCCGGGAATTCGGCCTTCCCGCGACACTCAAGCTCAGTGTCCATTCGGGGAGCGACAAATTCTCGATCTACCCGATCATCAATCGCCTCGTTCACCGGCATGGAGCGGGTCTCCACGTGAAGACGGCGGGGACGACGTGGCTGGAGGAGGTCATCGGGCTGGCCGAGTCGGGCGGGGCGGGTCTTGGACTCGCGAAGACGATCTACAAGCAGGCCTTCGGGTATTTCGACGAACTCGTCGCGCCCTATGCCACGGTCCTCGACATCGACAAGGGGGCGCTGCCGTCGATCGACGAGGTCGAGGGATGGACGTCCGAGCAGTATGTCGCCGCCCTGCGGCACGATCCGGCCTGCCCCGGTTACAATCCGCACTTCCGGCAGTTCATCCATGTCTCCTTCAAGATCGCCGCGAAGCTCGGGACGACGTACCTCGACGCGCTGACGGAGAATCGCGCGATTATCGCGCGCAATGTCACCGACAATCTTTTCCGCCGGCATCTCCTGCCCATTTTCGGGAAATAG
- a CDS encoding pyridoxal phosphate-dependent aminotransferase, translating into MPLPARRLEGFTESVIRKMTRVAKQHGAINLAQGFPDFDPPEALVEALARAIRGPHHQYSITWGAQNFREALARKITRFTGLPIDPERHLVATCGSTEAMMVAMMTACNPGDKVIVFSPFYENYAADAILCGAEPIYVPLHPPDFRFDPEELEKAFAQKPKALVLCNPSNPSGKVFTREELLHIAALAEKHDAFVLSDEVYEHIVYAPHTHIPFATLPGMFERTLTCGSLSKTYAITGWRLGYVAAHEKLIESARKVHDFLTVGAAAPLQEAAVAALGFGDDYYAGLTREYTAKRDLFQAALRSTSLPFTEPEGAYYVLLDISSLGFKDDTEAALKLAENGGVAGVPGSSFFREPVQRYVRFHFAKKEETLRAGADALAARIDLLRKR; encoded by the coding sequence ATGCCCCTTCCCGCCCGCCGCCTCGAAGGCTTCACCGAATCGGTCATCCGCAAGATGACCCGCGTCGCCAAGCAGCACGGAGCCATCAACCTCGCCCAGGGATTCCCCGACTTCGATCCGCCCGAGGCGCTCGTCGAGGCCCTCGCCCGGGCCATCCGCGGCCCCCATCACCAGTATTCGATCACCTGGGGGGCCCAGAACTTCCGCGAGGCGCTCGCCCGCAAGATCACCCGCTTTACCGGTCTGCCGATCGATCCCGAACGCCATCTCGTCGCCACCTGCGGCAGCACCGAGGCGATGATGGTCGCCATGATGACGGCCTGCAATCCGGGCGACAAAGTGATCGTCTTCTCTCCCTTCTACGAGAACTACGCCGCCGACGCCATCCTCTGCGGGGCCGAGCCGATCTACGTCCCCCTCCATCCTCCCGACTTCCGCTTCGATCCCGAAGAACTGGAGAAAGCCTTCGCGCAGAAGCCCAAGGCCCTCGTCCTCTGCAACCCCTCCAACCCCTCCGGCAAGGTCTTCACCCGCGAGGAGCTCCTCCACATCGCCGCCCTCGCCGAGAAGCACGACGCCTTCGTCCTGAGCGACGAAGTCTACGAGCACATCGTCTACGCACCCCATACCCATATCCCCTTTGCGACCCTGCCCGGCATGTTCGAGCGGACGCTGACCTGCGGTTCCCTCTCGAAGACCTACGCCATCACCGGGTGGCGGCTCGGCTACGTCGCCGCCCACGAGAAGCTCATCGAGTCGGCACGGAAGGTCCACGATTTCCTCACCGTCGGCGCGGCGGCCCCGCTCCAGGAAGCCGCCGTCGCCGCCCTCGGCTTCGGCGACGACTACTACGCGGGCCTGACACGGGAATACACCGCGAAGCGGGACCTGTTCCAGGCAGCCCTCCGCTCGACCAGCCTCCCCTTCACCGAACCCGAGGGGGCCTACTACGTCCTCCTCGACATCTCCTCCTTGGGCTTCAAGGACGACACCGAAGCCGCGTTGAAGCTCGCCGAAAACGGCGGCGTCGCGGGCGTGCCAGGCTCAAGCTTTTTCCGCGAGCCGGTCCAACGCTACGTCCGCTTCCACTTCGCCAAGAAAGAAGAAACCCTCCGCGCCGGAGCCGATGCCCTCGCGGCAAGAATCGACCTGCTCAGAAAAAGATAG
- the epsC gene encoding serine O-acetyltransferase EpsC — protein MDDAWKQVVSEVVASYEKLGGLNNRDTHNMPSKRAVGGICEDLLQILFPGFHDHDAVHQHSIFDLTNERISSVVSRLETQIRKSVRIGDPHRPTGKTKPILLQFCRTLPDIRQLLHTDIETAFEGDPAALSREEIILSYPCIEAIAIQRLAHRLYRSDVPLIPRMMTEWAHSRTGIDIHPGATIGTHFFIDHGTGLVVGETCRIGNRVKLYHGVTLGARSFAKDDEGNIVKGGKRHPDVEDGVTVYPNSTILGGETVIGAGSTIGANVFLMHSVPANSLVVQEAKQLSILDKTRAAHKKSAPLEWHI, from the coding sequence ATGGACGACGCATGGAAACAGGTGGTGAGCGAGGTCGTCGCCTCCTACGAGAAGCTCGGCGGTCTCAACAACCGCGACACCCACAACATGCCGTCGAAGCGGGCCGTCGGCGGCATCTGCGAGGATCTCCTCCAGATCCTCTTCCCCGGCTTCCACGACCACGACGCCGTCCACCAGCACTCGATCTTCGACCTCACCAACGAACGAATCTCGAGCGTCGTCAGCCGCCTCGAAACCCAGATCCGCAAGAGCGTCCGCATCGGCGATCCCCACCGCCCCACCGGCAAGACCAAGCCGATCCTCCTGCAATTCTGCCGCACCCTCCCCGACATCCGGCAGCTCCTCCACACCGACATCGAGACCGCCTTCGAGGGCGATCCCGCCGCCCTCAGCCGGGAGGAGATCATCCTTTCCTACCCCTGCATCGAGGCCATCGCGATCCAGCGCCTCGCCCACCGCCTCTACCGTTCCGACGTCCCCCTCATCCCCCGCATGATGACCGAGTGGGCCCACAGCCGCACCGGCATCGACATCCACCCCGGCGCCACCATCGGCACCCACTTCTTCATCGACCACGGCACCGGCCTCGTCGTCGGGGAGACCTGCCGGATCGGCAACAGGGTGAAGCTCTACCACGGCGTCACCCTCGGCGCGCGGAGCTTCGCGAAGGACGACGAGGGCAACATCGTGAAGGGAGGCAAGCGCCACCCCGACGTCGAGGACGGCGTCACCGTCTACCCGAACTCGACGATCCTCGGCGGGGAAACCGTCATCGGCGCGGGCTCCACCATCGGGGCCAACGTCTTCCTCATGCACAGCGTCCCGGCCAACTCCCTCGTCGTCCAGGAGGCCAAGCAGCTCTCGATCCTCGACAAGACCCGGGCGGCCCACAAGAAATCGGCCCCGCTCGAATGGCACATATAA
- a CDS encoding family 2A encapsulin nanocompartment cargo protein cysteine desulfurase: MSTSPGEIDNDLIARLAAEIFSADRGAAVPSPGPGLPTPVGIGNAYPSGASEISPPVHSGVTPASAPEASAPAVPSGTGGENFGEPQCFRDEPNAFPYDFRSGRSVSSPSGISPAPATPGKSAAPQSSAGEFYFLPGDLVPASSLPHSPAAFDVEGVRRDFPALHQRVNGKPLIWLDNAATTHKPQVVLDAISRYYANDNSNIHRAAHTLAARSTDLYEGAREKVRRFLGAADAKEIVFVRGTTEAINLVAQTYGRQNIGAGDEIVVTTMEHHANIVPWQLLSQQTGAVLRVAPINDRGELLLDQFAALLGPRTKLVSITQVANALGTVNPVEQVIAIAHAYGVPVLVDGAQSTPHMPVNVQAMGADFFVFSGHKIFGPTGIGVLYGKAALLEQMPPWQGGGNMIADVTFTKTVYQGIPNKFEAGTGNIADVVGLGAAIDYLQGLGMPAIAAYEHDLLVYATEGLATVPGLRPIGTAANKASVLSFVFENGRGVSTEEVGKYLDQHGIAVRSGHHCAQPALRRFGVEQTVRPSLAFYNTRTEVDTLVRALHSFRRKG, from the coding sequence ATGAGCACCTCCCCCGGCGAAATCGACAACGACCTCATCGCCCGCCTCGCCGCCGAGATCTTCTCGGCGGACCGGGGAGCGGCGGTGCCCTCCCCAGGCCCCGGTCTGCCGACCCCCGTCGGGATCGGCAACGCCTATCCGAGCGGCGCCTCGGAGATTTCCCCGCCGGTCCACTCCGGCGTCACCCCCGCCTCGGCTCCGGAAGCCTCCGCCCCCGCCGTCCCCTCCGGAACGGGGGGCGAGAACTTCGGCGAGCCCCAGTGCTTCCGCGACGAGCCGAACGCCTTCCCCTACGACTTCCGCTCCGGGCGTTCCGTTTCCTCGCCCTCCGGGATCTCCCCCGCCCCAGCCACGCCCGGCAAGAGCGCCGCGCCGCAATCCTCCGCGGGCGAGTTCTACTTCCTCCCCGGCGACCTCGTCCCCGCATCGTCCCTTCCGCACTCTCCCGCCGCCTTCGACGTCGAGGGCGTCCGCCGCGATTTCCCCGCCCTCCACCAGCGCGTCAATGGCAAGCCCCTCATCTGGCTCGACAACGCCGCCACCACCCACAAGCCCCAGGTCGTCCTTGACGCCATCTCCCGCTACTACGCGAACGACAACTCGAACATCCACCGCGCCGCCCACACCCTCGCCGCCCGCTCGACCGACCTCTACGAGGGAGCCCGCGAGAAAGTCCGCCGCTTCCTCGGCGCCGCCGACGCGAAGGAGATCGTCTTCGTCCGCGGCACCACCGAGGCGATCAACCTCGTCGCCCAGACCTACGGACGGCAGAACATCGGCGCGGGCGACGAGATCGTCGTCACCACGATGGAGCACCACGCCAACATCGTCCCCTGGCAGCTCCTGAGCCAGCAGACCGGGGCCGTGCTCCGCGTCGCCCCCATCAACGACCGGGGCGAGCTCCTCCTCGACCAGTTCGCCGCCCTCCTCGGGCCGCGCACCAAACTCGTCTCGATCACCCAGGTCGCCAACGCGCTGGGCACCGTCAACCCCGTCGAGCAGGTCATCGCCATCGCCCACGCCTACGGCGTCCCCGTCCTCGTCGACGGCGCTCAGTCGACCCCCCACATGCCGGTCAACGTCCAGGCGATGGGGGCCGATTTCTTCGTCTTCTCGGGCCACAAGATCTTCGGCCCGACCGGCATCGGCGTCCTCTACGGCAAGGCGGCGCTGCTGGAGCAGATGCCCCCGTGGCAGGGCGGCGGCAACATGATCGCCGACGTCACCTTCACGAAGACCGTCTACCAGGGCATCCCGAACAAGTTCGAGGCCGGCACCGGGAACATCGCCGACGTCGTCGGCCTCGGCGCCGCCATCGACTACCTCCAGGGCCTCGGCATGCCCGCCATCGCGGCCTACGAACACGACCTCCTCGTCTACGCCACCGAGGGCCTCGCTACCGTCCCCGGCCTCCGTCCCATCGGCACCGCCGCGAACAAGGCGAGCGTCCTCTCCTTCGTCTTTGAAAACGGTCGCGGCGTCTCCACCGAGGAGGTCGGCAAATACCTCGACCAGCACGGCATCGCCGTCCGCTCCGGCCACCACTGCGCCCAGCCCGCGCTGCGCCGCTTCGGCGTCGAGCAGACCGTCCGCCCTTCCCTCGCGTTCTACAACACGCGGACCGAGGTCGACACGCTGGTCCGCGCCCTCCACTCCTTCCGCCGCAAAGGCTGA
- a CDS encoding family 2B encapsulin nanocompartment shell protein — translation MSTSPVSVPQLSLSAAAARNLATATVTVPQNAARTPRWLPKLLPWINVDGGVYRVNRRKILVGAPGHLRVVADGAKSRVDAASLRGIPLFASVSDAALADLADLFSVERHAAGQTFVKEGEAGKNGKLYIVADGKVELSVDGPQGIRLRQNLFGTGSFFGADALLGDVAALPAVKALAGSILLALDRPRFEAHLKKHASLRKEIEASVAARREALARSNEHGESVVDLRIVQGGEPQLPTTFVDYEEDPREYHLSTIQTVLRTHTRVTDLYSNKIDQLKEQVRLTVESVNEWEEWELINNADFGLLNTVAPSQRIPTRSGPPTPDDLDELLSKVWKKPAFFLAHPKAIAAFGRECTRRGVPPPTVSLFGSPFLTWRGVPLVPSDKLLIDGRTTPDDNLGTTSILLLRVGEAEQGVVGLQKAGVPGEVEPGLSVRYMGTDENSIASHLVTRYFSASVLTDDAIARLDNVVVGRYHDYV, via the coding sequence ATGAGTACATCGCCCGTTTCCGTCCCCCAGCTCAGCCTGAGCGCCGCCGCCGCCCGCAATCTCGCCACCGCCACGGTGACCGTCCCGCAGAACGCGGCGCGGACGCCCCGCTGGCTCCCGAAGCTCCTCCCCTGGATCAACGTCGACGGCGGCGTCTACCGCGTCAACCGCCGCAAGATCCTCGTCGGCGCTCCCGGCCACCTCCGCGTCGTCGCCGACGGGGCGAAGTCCCGCGTCGACGCCGCCAGCCTGCGCGGCATCCCCCTCTTCGCCTCCGTGAGCGACGCCGCCTTGGCCGACCTCGCCGACCTCTTCTCCGTCGAGCGCCACGCCGCCGGGCAGACCTTCGTGAAGGAGGGGGAAGCGGGCAAAAACGGCAAGCTCTACATCGTCGCCGACGGCAAGGTCGAGCTTTCCGTCGACGGCCCCCAGGGCATCCGCCTGCGGCAGAATCTCTTCGGGACCGGCAGTTTCTTCGGTGCCGACGCGCTCCTCGGCGACGTCGCCGCGCTTCCCGCCGTGAAGGCCCTCGCCGGCTCGATCCTCCTCGCGCTTGACCGTCCCAGGTTCGAGGCCCACCTCAAGAAGCACGCCTCGCTCCGCAAGGAGATCGAGGCCTCCGTCGCCGCGCGCCGCGAGGCCCTCGCCCGCTCGAACGAGCACGGCGAGAGCGTCGTCGACCTCCGCATCGTCCAGGGCGGCGAGCCGCAGCTCCCCACCACCTTCGTCGACTACGAGGAAGATCCCCGCGAATACCACCTCAGCACCATCCAGACCGTCCTCCGCACCCACACCCGGGTCACCGATCTCTACAGCAACAAGATCGACCAGCTGAAGGAGCAGGTCCGCCTCACCGTCGAGTCGGTCAACGAATGGGAGGAATGGGAACTGATCAACAACGCCGACTTCGGCCTCCTCAACACCGTCGCCCCCTCCCAGCGCATCCCGACGCGGAGCGGCCCGCCGACCCCGGACGACCTCGACGAGCTCCTCTCCAAGGTCTGGAAGAAGCCCGCGTTCTTCCTCGCCCATCCGAAGGCGATCGCCGCCTTCGGCCGCGAATGCACCCGCCGGGGCGTTCCGCCGCCGACGGTCAGCCTCTTCGGCTCGCCCTTCCTGACGTGGCGCGGCGTCCCCCTCGTCCCGAGCGACAAGCTCCTCATCGACGGGCGGACCACCCCGGACGACAACCTCGGCACCACCAGCATCCTCCTCCTCCGCGTCGGCGAGGCGGAGCAGGGCGTCGTCGGCCTCCAGAAGGCGGGCGTCCCCGGCGAGGTCGAGCCCGGCCTTTCCGTCCGCTACATGGGGACCGACGAGAACTCGATCGCCTCGCACCTCGTCACCCGGTATTTCTCCGCCTCCGTCCTCACCGACGACGCCATCGCGCGGCTCGATAACGTCGTCGTCGGCCGCTACCACGACTACGTCTAA
- a CDS encoding rhodanese-like domain-containing protein — MSTLSPADLALLLEAHPGLPLFDVRTPGEFRSVHIPQARNLPLDRLNPDAVAAAGVSLETPIYLLCASGRRARQAAEEFRLGGFRHPVVIEGGITAWEKAGLPVTRSAGGVISLERQIRIAAGSLVVLGVVLAWLVSPLFVLLSGFVGVGLVFAGATDWCGLGLLLARLPWNRAS, encoded by the coding sequence ATGTCGACCCTCTCCCCCGCCGACCTCGCCCTCCTCCTCGAAGCCCATCCGGGCCTCCCCCTCTTCGACGTCCGCACGCCCGGCGAATTCCGAAGCGTTCACATTCCCCAGGCCCGCAACCTTCCGCTCGACCGCCTCAACCCCGACGCCGTCGCTGCGGCGGGCGTCTCCCTCGAGACCCCGATCTATCTCCTGTGCGCGAGCGGGCGGCGGGCCCGGCAGGCCGCGGAGGAATTCCGCCTCGGAGGCTTCCGCCATCCCGTCGTCATCGAAGGCGGGATCACGGCGTGGGAAAAGGCGGGCCTCCCCGTGACCCGGAGCGCGGGCGGCGTCATCAGCCTGGAACGCCAGATCCGGATCGCGGCGGGTTCCCTCGTCGTCCTCGGCGTCGTGCTGGCCTGGCTCGTCTCGCCGCTCTTCGTCCTGCTCTCCGGTTTCGTCGGCGTCGGCCTCGTCTTCGCGGGCGCCACCGATTGGTGCGGCCTCGGCCTGCTCCTCGCCCGGCTCCCGTGGAACCGCGCCTCTTGA
- a CDS encoding NrtA/SsuA/CpmA family ABC transporter substrate-binding protein — MKRLLPLLLASALLFQAQARAEETAVPVRYGYATALHGEIALALDKSGIAKKHGLAVQSTFFQYGPPQVEALAAKSIDLSFTSVVPTANYVAKQPDAVEVVAVLGTSAHGLVVPADSPLRTLADFKGKKIAVAFGTDSHVDLLSSLKAAGLDPAKDVTLINVPPNEQPAALEQKLADGVLLRQPQLYKFTQKGAREIVRWPHQLWVIGRTEWLKENPDAAKRFVAALKETVVFVAKNPKEASAWFGETLRLEPALVEKIAAENPVYAGASDPSKVDLSASPDLRAFVAKRAQELVDFGLSKNLPVIRFAE; from the coding sequence ATGAAACGCCTCCTCCCCCTCCTCCTCGCCTCCGCCCTGCTCTTCCAGGCGCAGGCCCGCGCCGAAGAGACCGCCGTCCCCGTCCGGTACGGCTACGCCACCGCCCTCCACGGCGAGATCGCCCTCGCCCTCGACAAGAGCGGCATCGCGAAGAAGCACGGCCTCGCCGTCCAGTCGACCTTCTTCCAATACGGCCCTCCCCAGGTCGAAGCCCTCGCCGCGAAGAGCATCGACCTCTCCTTTACCTCGGTCGTCCCGACGGCGAACTACGTCGCCAAGCAGCCCGACGCCGTCGAGGTCGTCGCCGTCCTCGGCACCTCGGCCCACGGCCTCGTCGTCCCCGCCGACAGCCCGCTCAGGACCCTCGCCGACTTCAAGGGAAAGAAGATCGCCGTCGCCTTCGGGACCGACTCCCACGTCGATCTCCTCTCCTCGCTGAAGGCCGCCGGGCTCGACCCCGCGAAGGACGTCACCCTCATCAACGTCCCGCCGAACGAGCAGCCCGCCGCCCTCGAGCAGAAGCTCGCCGACGGCGTCCTCCTCCGCCAGCCGCAGCTCTACAAGTTCACCCAGAAGGGCGCCCGCGAGATCGTCCGCTGGCCCCACCAGCTCTGGGTCATCGGCCGGACCGAATGGCTGAAGGAGAATCCCGACGCCGCGAAGCGTTTCGTCGCCGCCCTGAAGGAAACCGTCGTCTTCGTCGCGAAGAACCCGAAGGAAGCCTCCGCCTGGTTCGGCGAAACCCTCCGCCTCGAACCCGCCCTCGTCGAGAAGATCGCCGCCGAAAATCCCGTCTACGCCGGGGCCTCCGATCCCTCCAAGGTCGACCTCTCCGCCTCGCCCGATCTCCGCGCCTTCGTCGCGAAGCGCGCGCAGGAACTCGTCGACTTCGGCCTCAGCAAGAACCTCCCGGTCATCCGCTTCGCCGAATAA